A genomic segment from Luteolibacter ambystomatis encodes:
- a CDS encoding multicopper oxidase domain-containing protein, which translates to MSPRAFSAALPLLLAASAMMLGAPRLSACPWCQANPVMKPTVFEGDPDPGGKYFGQTPDPAKVRHYYLAAEPEVWDYLPEGKDPVMGNKIPPQILANPAYPKLRYRQYTDATFTTRALPDERLGILGPVLRGVTGEYIVVTLLNRLSTPVSLHPHGVRYDKDSEGSSYLSERGLGASIAPQARFTYVWYLDEASGPRPDEPSSKPWLYHSHVLGDEEINSGLSGFIVVTDAARARPDGTPADVDREMAMLLQNYDESGMTESKELYEQVTTPDGKGIDGGPPPAGPPPWAEAEEQRELAMRHAINGRVFGNAGGMDMKEGERVRWYLFALGNEADVHTAHWHGARLKDAAGHSTDVIELMPGTMKLADMVADNPGNWMIHCHVGEHMMEGMYGHYKVLRKDAPALTAASFFGLLPAQHSVRWTSAEGSLEDGKFQLKARATVSAYANLPVWTTTLRVAAGKQKAATRLDRAGSGNDHDVKFRVLNVDPSGIVQTEELEIELTLQGNDWQSEIQNYLKDQPTKPLQLELSVDETTHRVELPLKVTGTKLELQRQ; encoded by the coding sequence ATGTCCCCGCGCGCATTTTCCGCCGCACTCCCCCTCCTGCTGGCTGCATCGGCCATGATGCTCGGCGCTCCGCGCTTGTCCGCGTGCCCGTGGTGCCAGGCGAATCCGGTGATGAAGCCGACCGTCTTCGAAGGCGATCCGGATCCCGGCGGCAAATACTTCGGACAAACTCCCGATCCCGCGAAAGTCAGGCACTACTATCTCGCCGCCGAGCCGGAGGTGTGGGACTACCTGCCGGAAGGAAAGGATCCGGTGATGGGCAACAAGATTCCGCCGCAGATCCTGGCGAACCCCGCCTATCCGAAACTACGATACAGGCAGTACACCGATGCCACCTTCACCACCCGCGCGCTGCCGGACGAGCGCTTGGGCATTCTCGGACCGGTGCTGCGTGGCGTGACCGGGGAATACATCGTGGTCACCCTTCTCAACCGCCTTTCCACGCCGGTGTCCCTGCATCCGCACGGCGTCCGCTATGACAAGGACAGCGAAGGTTCCAGCTACCTTTCGGAACGCGGCCTCGGTGCCTCGATCGCCCCGCAGGCGCGCTTCACCTACGTCTGGTATCTCGATGAGGCCAGCGGCCCGCGACCGGATGAACCGAGCTCCAAGCCATGGCTCTATCACAGCCACGTGCTGGGTGATGAAGAGATCAACTCCGGCCTCTCCGGTTTCATCGTGGTCACCGATGCCGCGCGCGCGCGACCGGATGGAACACCGGCCGATGTGGACCGCGAGATGGCGATGTTGCTCCAGAACTACGATGAGAGCGGCATGACCGAGAGCAAGGAGCTCTACGAGCAGGTCACCACTCCGGACGGCAAGGGAATCGATGGCGGTCCGCCTCCTGCCGGTCCGCCGCCGTGGGCCGAAGCGGAAGAGCAACGCGAGCTGGCGATGCGCCACGCGATCAATGGCCGCGTCTTCGGCAATGCCGGTGGCATGGACATGAAGGAAGGCGAGCGTGTGCGCTGGTATCTATTCGCACTGGGCAACGAAGCGGATGTTCACACCGCCCACTGGCACGGCGCGCGGTTGAAGGATGCCGCAGGTCATTCCACCGACGTGATCGAACTGATGCCCGGCACAATGAAGCTCGCGGACATGGTGGCGGACAATCCGGGCAATTGGATGATCCATTGCCATGTGGGCGAGCACATGATGGAAGGGATGTACGGGCACTACAAGGTGCTGAGGAAAGACGCCCCCGCCCTCACCGCCGCCTCGTTCTTCGGGCTGTTGCCGGCCCAGCATAGCGTGCGCTGGACGTCCGCTGAAGGTTCTCTGGAAGACGGCAAATTCCAGCTCAAGGCACGAGCCACCGTTTCCGCCTACGCGAACCTGCCGGTCTGGACGACGACGCTGCGTGTGGCCGCAGGCAAACAAAAGGCCGCCACGCGCCTGGACCGGGCGGGAAGCGGCAATGATCATGACGTGAAATTCCGGGTGCTGAATGTGGATCCCTCCGGCATCGTCCAGACAGAGGAGCTCGAAATCGAGCTCACCCTGCAGGGCAACGACTGGCAGTCCGAAATCCAGAACTATCTGAAGGATCAACCGACCAAGCCTCTGCAACTGGAGCTGTCCGTGGACGAGACTACCCACCGCGTCGAACTGCCGCTGAAGGTCACGGGCACAAAATTGGAGTTGCAGCGCCAATAA
- a CDS encoding glycoside hydrolase — MSHVFSLLTTFALALLPVHSHSAETGSVMIDPAARQGTWQGWGISLAWWAGVFGDRDDLADALFTTKPVKLGPDLIPGLGLTFARYNAGACGWNDVDGRKMVVSKIIQRYRQMEGFWLDGKNPDPNSKSWNWDVDAKQRLMLTKARERGVKQFELFSNSPMWWMTKNDNPSGGPKPTDDNLATEHERNFAIYLATIAKRANEQWGITFTSVAPFNEPRSDWWFADCKQEGCHVSAPAQARLLPLVREELDRRDLKSLPITASEETYYDHAIETWKSFSPEVKKLVSHVNVHGYQEAKGDRAELHRIAAVDGKVVWNSEYGDGDPHGLNMARNLHRDIAHLRAVSWSYWQAVDGGGWGLVAGNLRGGRMTQINPKWHVLAQYTRSIPQGAIILTTGDESTIAAYDVQHARLTLVCLNDSDKARTARFDLSKFAATGRADVWLTQPHGQARYQISTAVTFQGGSLSVTLPEKSVQTIVINDLRTTR, encoded by the coding sequence ATGTCACACGTCTTCTCCCTTCTCACCACCTTCGCTCTCGCCCTGCTTCCGGTCCATTCCCACTCTGCGGAAACCGGTAGTGTGATGATCGATCCCGCCGCACGGCAGGGCACCTGGCAGGGATGGGGCATCTCGCTGGCGTGGTGGGCGGGAGTCTTCGGCGACCGGGATGATCTGGCCGACGCGCTTTTCACCACCAAGCCGGTCAAGCTTGGCCCCGATCTCATTCCCGGCCTCGGCCTGACCTTCGCACGCTACAACGCGGGCGCGTGCGGTTGGAACGATGTCGATGGCAGGAAAATGGTCGTCTCGAAGATCATCCAACGCTACCGCCAGATGGAAGGCTTCTGGCTGGATGGCAAGAATCCGGACCCCAATTCCAAATCGTGGAATTGGGATGTGGATGCCAAGCAGCGGCTGATGCTCACGAAGGCAAGGGAACGCGGCGTGAAGCAGTTCGAGTTGTTCTCCAATTCACCGATGTGGTGGATGACGAAGAACGACAATCCCTCGGGCGGCCCGAAACCCACCGACGACAATCTGGCGACCGAACACGAACGGAACTTCGCCATCTATCTTGCCACCATCGCCAAACGTGCGAACGAGCAATGGGGCATCACCTTCACCTCGGTCGCGCCTTTCAATGAACCGCGTTCGGACTGGTGGTTCGCGGATTGCAAACAGGAGGGCTGCCACGTTTCCGCACCCGCCCAGGCACGCCTCCTTCCATTGGTCCGCGAGGAGCTCGACCGCCGCGATCTCAAATCCCTGCCCATCACCGCCTCGGAGGAAACCTACTACGACCATGCGATCGAGACATGGAAGAGCTTCAGCCCGGAGGTGAAGAAGCTCGTCAGCCATGTGAACGTCCACGGCTATCAGGAAGCGAAGGGCGACCGCGCGGAACTGCACCGCATCGCCGCAGTCGATGGCAAGGTGGTGTGGAATTCCGAATACGGCGATGGCGATCCGCACGGCTTGAACATGGCCCGCAATCTTCATCGGGACATCGCCCACCTCCGCGCCGTGTCCTGGTCCTACTGGCAGGCGGTGGATGGCGGCGGCTGGGGACTGGTGGCGGGGAACCTGCGCGGAGGCCGCATGACACAGATCAATCCGAAGTGGCACGTGCTGGCACAATACACCCGCAGCATCCCACAGGGGGCGATCATTCTGACCACCGGGGATGAATCCACCATCGCCGCCTATGATGTGCAGCATGCCCGCCTCACGCTGGTCTGCCTGAATGATTCGGACAAGGCCCGCACCGCGCGCTTCGATCTGTCGAAATTCGCAGCCACCGGCCGGGCGGATGTCTGGCTTACCCAGCCACATGGACAGGCGCGCTACCAGATTTCAACCGCAGTCACGTTCCAGGGTGGCAGCCTCTCCGTCACGCTTCCCGAGAAGTCGGTGCAGACCATCGTCATCAATGACCTCCGGACCACCAGGTGA
- a CDS encoding sigma-70 family RNA polymerase sigma factor encodes MTTPHDEQTREFLSRMVPHQPAIRNFILSIHPQPADLDELMQDVALSLWEKFETYDREREFLPWANSLAYFEVLRFRKKRSRDRLVFSGLVFSEELVALLAEEASSRSLAEPARVALDECLGKLDTNSRTIILARYSRGTSIAELAASGKKSVHSLYRTLEKLRSLLVGCVHRQLAAEGLIRTP; translated from the coding sequence ATGACCACTCCCCATGACGAGCAGACCCGCGAGTTCCTCTCGCGGATGGTGCCACATCAACCGGCCATCCGGAATTTCATTCTGAGCATTCATCCGCAGCCCGCCGATTTGGATGAACTGATGCAGGATGTGGCGCTCAGCTTGTGGGAGAAATTTGAAACCTACGATCGGGAACGCGAGTTCCTACCCTGGGCCAACAGTCTGGCGTATTTCGAAGTGCTGCGCTTCCGGAAGAAGCGCAGCCGTGATCGTCTGGTGTTTTCGGGCCTGGTGTTTTCGGAAGAGCTGGTGGCTCTGCTGGCGGAGGAGGCTTCCTCCCGGAGTCTCGCCGAGCCCGCCCGTGTGGCCCTGGATGAATGCCTCGGCAAGCTGGACACCAACTCCCGCACGATCATCCTGGCCCGCTATTCCCGCGGAACCTCGATCGCGGAGCTCGCGGCATCGGGGAAGAAGTCGGTCCACAGTCTTTACCGGACCTTGGAAAAACTGCGCTCGCTCCTTGTCGGTTGCGTCCACCGCCAACTCGCCG
- a CDS encoding tetratricopeptide repeat protein yields the protein MMVIVLCGGSLAGVSHAHGTHSDLMKLVDDQLAREPRNGELWYRRAELDLEHGDWAETLRDLEKTEECAPGKFPVLWVKGQVLDAENKPEEAKGVLDTFLSGNPTHWAALASRARVETKLGLHEKAVLDYTAALANNREAEPDLVQETAACLAANGHDDEAIRVLEAGLKRLGAIPSLQIKVIEVEVNARRYDAALARVAMIEKSAPRPEPWMVQRAGILIRAERPREARATWESLLSHLQSLPDAERGSHAMSVFARQARTAIASLDSSTARSNPFASPNP from the coding sequence ATGATGGTCATCGTGCTATGCGGAGGTTCCTTGGCCGGTGTTTCCCACGCGCACGGCACGCATAGCGACCTCATGAAGCTGGTGGACGACCAACTCGCCAGGGAACCGCGGAATGGCGAGCTCTGGTATCGACGTGCCGAGCTCGATCTGGAGCACGGAGATTGGGCGGAAACCTTGCGCGACCTTGAAAAAACGGAGGAATGCGCCCCCGGGAAATTCCCGGTGCTGTGGGTGAAAGGCCAGGTGCTCGATGCGGAGAACAAGCCGGAGGAAGCGAAGGGCGTGCTCGATACCTTCCTCTCGGGAAACCCCACCCACTGGGCCGCGCTGGCATCGCGTGCCCGTGTCGAAACGAAGCTGGGGCTGCATGAAAAAGCAGTGCTCGACTACACTGCCGCGCTGGCGAACAACCGTGAGGCCGAGCCGGATCTGGTTCAGGAAACCGCGGCCTGTCTTGCTGCCAACGGCCACGACGATGAGGCGATCCGGGTGTTGGAAGCTGGATTGAAGCGCCTTGGCGCTATCCCTTCGCTGCAGATCAAGGTGATCGAGGTCGAGGTCAACGCCCGCCGCTACGATGCCGCGCTCGCCCGCGTGGCCATGATCGAGAAAAGCGCGCCGCGTCCCGAGCCGTGGATGGTGCAGCGGGCCGGTATCCTCATTCGTGCGGAACGTCCGCGTGAGGCGCGTGCCACGTGGGAGTCGCTGCTTTCCCATCTCCAATCGCTCCCGGACGCGGAGCGGGGTTCCCACGCCATGTCGGTATTCGCCCGCCAGGCCCGCACCGCGATCGCATCCCTCGATTCCTCCACCGCTCGCTCCAATCCCTTCGCATCACCAAATCCATGA